A part of Jiangella alba genomic DNA contains:
- a CDS encoding META domain-containing protein yields the protein MRRLGTFAAVAGIALLAACGGNDSGDDTTAVPGDSGADGSTEPAVPVVGSRWVLEELQAAGATIAGPADPQAYFEIDENGDVTGSTGCNGFSGSAEVSDASITFQPLISTRRGCSGDLGQIDSSMLTVLSGEVTVEVSGDVLTLTNAEGESLTMQASDAPSTDL from the coding sequence ATGCGACGACTAGGAACCTTCGCCGCGGTGGCCGGCATCGCCCTGCTGGCGGCTTGCGGCGGCAACGACAGCGGCGACGACACCACCGCCGTCCCCGGCGACTCCGGCGCCGACGGCTCCACCGAACCGGCCGTGCCGGTCGTCGGCAGCCGGTGGGTGCTCGAGGAACTGCAGGCCGCGGGCGCGACCATCGCGGGCCCGGCCGACCCGCAGGCCTACTTCGAGATCGACGAGAACGGCGACGTCACCGGCTCCACGGGCTGCAACGGCTTCAGTGGGTCGGCCGAGGTGAGCGACGCCAGCATCACCTTCCAGCCGCTCATCTCCACCCGTCGCGGCTGCTCCGGCGACCTCGGCCAGATCGACAGCTCGATGCTGACCGTGCTCAGTGGCGAGGTCACCGTCGAGGTGTCCGGCGACGTCCTGACCCTCACCAACGCCGAGGGCGAGTCGCTGACCATGCAGGCCTCCGACGCCCCGTCGACCGATCTGTGA
- a CDS encoding META domain-containing protein, whose product MRRPAAGFGLLGVLLTLAACGDTAAGDTDTDGDAGAGAALFGRTFVSTENIGIPGGGPLTLAFTDDGRLLATAGCNSTNGPVELAGGRIAVADLGMTAMGCEPDVMASDEWVGELLAAEPAWELGDDGVLVLTAGDRGVALTDRDVLDPPVELTGRQWDVEGLSDGQTASSVPVGVTAFLRIDGDVLSGSTGCNDVSGTVMIDGDALTVTDLAITEVACEGAEQYVEGVVLAALDGAVRFAITSDRLTLEAPSGFGLHAVAAA is encoded by the coding sequence ATGCGACGCCCAGCGGCTGGCTTCGGCCTGCTGGGCGTCCTGCTGACGCTGGCCGCCTGCGGCGACACCGCCGCGGGCGACACCGACACCGACGGCGATGCCGGTGCGGGCGCGGCGCTGTTCGGCCGCACGTTCGTCTCCACCGAGAACATCGGCATCCCCGGCGGCGGCCCGCTGACCCTCGCCTTCACCGACGACGGCCGGCTGCTGGCCACCGCCGGGTGCAACAGCACGAACGGCCCGGTCGAGCTGGCCGGCGGCCGCATCGCCGTCGCCGACCTCGGCATGACGGCGATGGGCTGCGAGCCCGACGTCATGGCGTCCGACGAGTGGGTCGGCGAGCTGCTCGCCGCCGAGCCCGCCTGGGAACTGGGCGACGACGGCGTCCTCGTGCTCACCGCCGGCGACCGCGGCGTGGCGCTGACCGACCGCGACGTGCTGGACCCGCCGGTCGAGCTGACCGGCCGGCAGTGGGACGTCGAAGGCCTCTCCGACGGCCAGACCGCGTCGTCCGTGCCGGTCGGCGTCACGGCGTTCCTGCGCATCGACGGCGACGTCCTGAGCGGCAGCACCGGCTGCAACGACGTCAGCGGCACCGTCATGATCGACGGCGACGCCCTCACGGTCACCGATCTCGCCATCACCGAGGTGGCCTGCGAGGGCGCGGAGCAGTACGTCGAGGGCGTGGTGCTGGCCGCGCTCGACGGCGCCGTCCGGTTCGCCATCACCAGCGACCGGCTGACGCTCGAGGCGCCCAGTGGTTTCGGCCTGCACGCGGTGGCGGCGGCTTGA